In Desulfomonile tiedjei DSM 6799, a genomic segment contains:
- a CDS encoding Nramp family divalent metal transporter, with the protein MQDNAVSRSFGSLLRSRLVSLWGILILMGPGIITSNVDNDAGGITTYSLAGAEFGLSLLWSFIPITLVLIVVQEMGARMGVVSGKGLSDLIRERFGVKITFYLMILLVITNLGNTLAEFAGIAASLEIFGMSRYLTIPLSILFLMWLPVKGTYRSVEKIFLTACVFYIAYVITGFLVQPDWAEVIHSTAAPTLRTDTAFLVMLVGLVGTTIAPWMQFYLQASVVDKGLSAKDLKAVRIDVVVGSVLVSVVAFFIVLACASTLYKAGIKVDSAEQAALALKPLAGEYCTWLFAFGLFNASMFAAAILPLSTAYTVCEAFGWESSLDKKFSEAPQFYGLYCFIIFFSGLFILIPSLPLISIMFVSQVINGLVLPVVLVFMLLLINDPAVMRKSTNSTLMNIICWASTIGLAALSGFTVWSGLIALLGF; encoded by the coding sequence ATGCAAGACAATGCGGTTTCTCGGTCTTTCGGAAGTCTCCTCCGGAGTCGACTCGTATCGTTATGGGGAATTCTCATTCTTATGGGGCCCGGCATCATAACGTCCAATGTGGATAACGATGCGGGTGGCATCACGACATACTCTCTGGCAGGCGCCGAATTCGGCCTGAGTCTTCTCTGGTCATTTATCCCTATCACCCTGGTGTTGATTGTGGTGCAGGAAATGGGTGCGCGAATGGGCGTTGTATCGGGTAAGGGCCTGTCCGATCTCATTCGCGAGCGGTTTGGTGTCAAGATTACGTTTTATCTCATGATTTTGCTTGTCATCACCAATCTCGGAAATACTCTGGCTGAATTTGCAGGAATTGCAGCGTCTCTGGAGATTTTCGGAATGTCTCGTTATCTCACGATTCCGCTCAGCATTCTGTTTCTCATGTGGCTTCCGGTAAAAGGCACGTATAGATCGGTGGAAAAAATCTTTCTCACCGCGTGTGTATTTTATATTGCATATGTAATTACCGGTTTTCTCGTGCAACCCGATTGGGCGGAAGTCATTCACTCCACTGCCGCACCAACATTGAGAACCGATACCGCTTTCCTGGTGATGCTCGTCGGACTCGTGGGTACGACCATCGCTCCCTGGATGCAGTTTTACTTGCAGGCATCGGTAGTAGATAAAGGTCTCAGTGCAAAGGACCTGAAAGCAGTTCGCATCGACGTAGTCGTTGGGTCGGTGCTCGTAAGCGTGGTTGCTTTCTTTATTGTCCTTGCCTGTGCCTCGACCCTCTATAAAGCGGGCATCAAGGTGGATTCCGCGGAGCAAGCTGCTCTTGCGCTGAAGCCGCTGGCAGGGGAATACTGTACATGGTTGTTCGCTTTCGGCTTATTCAATGCTTCCATGTTTGCCGCTGCTATTCTGCCGCTTTCCACTGCATACACGGTGTGTGAAGCCTTCGGCTGGGAATCCAGCCTGGATAAGAAATTTTCCGAAGCACCTCAGTTCTATGGTCTGTATTGTTTCATCATATTCTTTTCAGGCCTTTTCATCCTCATTCCAAGTCTCCCGCTGATTTCCATCATGTTTGTTTCCCAGGTTATAAACGGACTGGTTTTGCCAGTTGTTCTCGTGTTCATGCTGTTACTCATCAACGATCCGGCAGTAATGCGCAAGAGCACCAACAGTACCCTCATGAACATCATTTGCTGGGCTTCGACCATAGGACTTGCAGCACTGAGCGGTTTCACCGTGTGGTCCGGTCTGATTGCTCTGCTAGGATTTTAA